One Physeter macrocephalus isolate SW-GA chromosome 7, ASM283717v5, whole genome shotgun sequence genomic window, GGAGCGGGGTGCCAGGTGGCCGTTGGATGGAGCGCCCGGAGAGGGCTGAGCTGAGGCTGTCGCTGTTGCAGTCATCTTTGGGTGGTATTTTGAGAGCTGGGTTTCCAAATGCAACACAGCAGAGCAGGCCCAGCACAACCCTGGGGCTTGCCAACGTCCACCTGGGGATGACCTGCGGGGGTAGCCGGCAAGGAGCCTGGAGCAGTGCGCATGAGGCACCCACACGCGTGTGCACGCAACCTCGAGGGCCTGtgcctgtgcttgcacacacacGAGTGCACTCGTGCATACCCTCCCCTCAGCTGGGCATCTGCATCATCCCTGCTGGCCACTGCTTGAGTCTGGGAGAgcacgccccccaccccgccctgcgCGGGGGCTGTCCACTCCACCTCACAGAAGTGCCTAGCCGGGCTGGAGCTGGTCAGTGCCCTGTGTGTTGCGGGatccgggggcggggccgggggaggcCAGGAGGGGAACCGGGCGGGGCTGCCCCGGGGAGCCTCTGGCTGTGCTGCTGGAGCTCCTGGACTGAGCAGCGCCCCCCccttttattaacatctttattggagtataattgctttacaatggtgtgttagtttctgctttacaacaaagtgaatcagttatacatatacatatgttcccatatctcttccctcttgcgtctccctccctcccaccctccctatcccacccctctaggtggtcacaaaccacctagctgatctccctgtgctatgcNNNNNNNNNNNNNNNNNNNNNNNNNNNNNNNNNNNNNNNNNNNNNNNNNNNNNNNNNNNNNNNNNNNNNNNNNNNNNNNNNNNNNNNNNNNNNNNNNNNNNNNNNNNNNNNNNNNNNNNNNNNNNNNNNNNNNNNNNNNNNNNNNNNNNNNNNNNNNNNNNNNNNNNNNNNNNNNNttaggttgcttccatgtcctggctattgtaaatagagctgcaatgaacattttggtacatgactctttttgaattatggttttctcagggtatatgcccagtagtgggattgctgggtcgtatggtagttctatttttagttttttaagaaacctccatactgttctccatcgtggctgtatcaatttacattcccaccaacagtgcacgagggttcccttttctccacaccctctccagcatttattgtttctagatttttttttttccagtatgtgggcctctcactgctctggtctctcccgttgcggagcgcaggctccggaagcgcaggctcagtggccatggctcatgggcccagccgttccgcggcacgtggaatcttcccggaccgaggcacgaacccgtgtcccctgcatcggcaggcggactctcaaccactgcaccaccagggaagccctgataccAGTCTTTTTGTAGAGAATACATTAGAAGAGGGATAAGACTAGAGGCATAGAAATTTGAAAGGAGAGGCTTATGGTAATATTTGTGAGAAATGTTAAGGACTTCAACTAGGGTAGTGGCATTAaaaaggatgtaaagaaaaatgGCATGTTTAATAGACGTAAATATGGTAGGTAGATAATAATTGTGATTGGATGTGGGGTGTAACCATGAGAACTACCTCATGGTAACTACCTCATGTGGTAAGGATTGAATGTTATACATTGTTAGTTAACTATTAATGGAGTACCTAGGGTATAGGAAGTTCTCAGaatgtttagaaatattattCAAACTGGTAATCTATATTAGTACCTATaatagtgatgataatgatgatgatggtgatgatgatgattagaGGTCTGTTTTCATGAAATGCATATTAAAGATAACATCAAGAatgtatgtattaaaatatttttaatcaatatatCAACAAAGCCAAGGTGGGGGAGAACTTCGAGAAGGATGTTGCAGAAAATGCCAATAGCTATAAAGGATTTAAGTAAGAATATATGTTGAAAATTATCCATTGCAACTAATAGCAAGGTAATTATTAGGGACCATGGCAAGAAGACTTGCTATGCAGGACTGGGAATAGAAGCCAGGAACAGTTACCTGAGACATATCTTAGGACCTAAAGTGTTACTCTTCTTTCACTGTTGACAATGGAGTCACTTGTGGCTACCAAATCACCATATCCTTCTTGAACAGCTGCCTAAGCACAGTCTTAGAATTTGTGATAATTTTCAGAGGAGCCTAATATCTTGGGCTAATAATTTAGCTCACTTAATTGATTCCATGGTTGCTATTCCCTATTGGAACATAGAGATGGCACCAGAAGTCTGCACCTCTCAACCCTTTAATCAACGATCTGTATCTGACATACTCTTTGAGATCTCCTGGAGTATGTGACTGGTTACTGCTTGGCACTTCCAGGCATGGGAGACACCCAGCAGGGACTCCCTCTATATTTTAGCACAAACAGAAATTTGCACAGCTTAGTTTGAACAATCAGCTTTACAAACTTAAGAACTTTAGACATTTCCACCTAGAGTTAAAGTCTGTCCCTTGTGACTCTTTTAAATGGTGTGTAAGGATGTTGAACAATAAGTGTAAACCATTTCCAAAAAGCTTGGGCTGTAAAAAGAAGGGCAGAGATAGGGTGGTAACTAGAAGGATATGTAAGAATAAGTCTCTTTTCAACACAAGTAAGACTTGAGCATGCTATTCATGTTTTTGACACATTAATTAGAAACTTGACAACATTTTCAGTATCAGGGAATTATAAGTTACAGATTAACTTGAAAtgactaggaataaacctccctaaggagacaaaagacctgtatgcagaaaattataagacactgatgaaagaaattaaagatgatacaaatagatggagagatataccatgttcttggatcggaagaatcaacattgtgaaaatgactctactacctaatGCCCCTCCCCTTTAGCTCGCAAGGAACATGGCCTACGTCATCCTGGCCCCTGGCCGCATGCTTTGGGGGCAGCATTGGCATCTTCTCCAGCTTCTCGTCCCTCCTGGAGCAGATCCTCTGCGTGAACGGCTACTCCAATGTGGGTGCCGACCCCGCCCTGAGGGCCCCGTGGCAGGACGGAGCTTTGGGGGCCTGTTACCCCACAGGCTCTTTTCCGCCGCTGGTCTCCCGCTGGTGGCTGTGGAATGGCCCATGACCTCCCCAGGCGCTGGGTTTCCACACCTGGACGGGGTGATGTGGGCGCTACTGAGATGCTGTGTGAAAATTTGTGTCTGCAGACAGTGGGGTggtggctgtggggagggggtgctggcAGAGCCCAAGTGTGTTCCACTGGGATTTCGTGTGGCGCTTTCCCCCATaccccgcccaccccagccccgTGGGCCCCTCTGATGTTGGAGATGCAGAGGAGAGGGCCTTGCTCTGCTCATAGCATCTCTGGCCGTGCCCTCCACTGTCTGCATCAGCCCTGGGTGTGTTCGGGCCCCTCGTGTTCCCAGTTTTTCAGGGGTGACTGGCACTGAGGGGTGTCTGCAGTAGCCAGGCCCTTTCTCTAGCAATTGTTGAGTTTCTGGGTGGGCGTAACACAGGGAAATGGCACCTCCAGGGGAGGACACCTCTTCCCCCAGCCAATGGTGCAGCCAAGCCTTCCGTGTCATCCTGCCTGGGCCTCAGGCTCCGTTCAGTGACGCTGCCGTGGGCTCCCCGGTGACGGCGTACATCCTAAGGATGAGGGCCTCCTCCTGGGGCCCAGATGACAGGGTGCCCccgcctcctctcctcctccaggaattTGCAGGCCTCTGTGGGGCTCCCTTCATTGCGTTTGGGGTCTTGAGGGCACTGCCTCTTGGCCTGTATGTGGACCGGACCAAGCATTTCACTGGAGCTGTCAAGATCGGCCTCTGCCTGACATCTCTGGTCTGCGTGGCCTTTGCCCTGGTGAGAGTCCTCTGAGCCGAGACCACCTTGCACGAGTCCAGGTGGGGTGCCCCGGGGTGGGGGAGTTGGCAGGTCGGCCGTAACGGACATCCAGACCCACTCCGGCCCAGGCACTGCTCGTTGGGCTGGGCCCTGAGTGGGACAGGCTGCATGGCCTCTCCGACCTTGGGCACGGCCCCGACCCCCCGGTGCAGGGCCTGGCTGGGTCTGGGCGTCTAGGGCTGTGGCACATCTGGCTCCTGCCGCATCCGTCTATGCGGCTCGCTGCCCCCAGGTGTCCCAGCTGGGGGGACAGACCGTTGTGCTGGCCGCCACCTGCTCGCTGCTGGGGCTCTTTGCTTCTCAGCGGCGCCTGTCACCATGCAGCTGGCTGTCGAGTGCTCCTTCCCTGTGGCCTGGTCCTCGTGCTGGGGTGGATGCCCATCCCCCAACGCTTCCCTGGGGTCCCAGAGACCCTCCCCTCAAccccccaggccacacagcacgTGACCTGAGCGCCTGCCGTGTGCTGGCCTGCAGGGTGAGGGCCGCAGCCTGTGGGGCTCCGAGGGCGCAGGCCAGCAGGTCggcccccacccagccctgggAATCTCCCCTCCATGGGCCTCTTGGCGACTTCCGCTGTCCTTggtgggcgggggcagggcaCCCACGGCGGGGGTTGGGGGCGTCGGGGTGGGGTCAGAGGGCAACAGGCCGAACCTCAGGCTCAGCCTGGTGGGAGCAGCCCTGAGGCCCTTAGGAGAGCTCAACCTCTAACCCCTATGTGACTGGTTTTGAAATGAGATCAAAGAGCGACAGGGAGAGTcggagagtgagagagacagagaccgaGACCGAGAGCGTGAGAGAGACGGCAGTGGGGTCGGCCGCCAGAGAGACGGCGTGTT contains:
- the SLC49A3 gene encoding LOW QUALITY PROTEIN: solute carrier family 49 member A3 (The sequence of the model RefSeq protein was modified relative to this genomic sequence to represent the inferred CDS: inserted 1 base in 1 codon; deleted 1 base in 1 codon; substituted 1 base at 1 genomic stop codon), translating into MICSQPCMIISSRDPFAFLMGGQSLCALAQTLVISPAKLAALWFPEHQRATANTIGTTSKPLGILVANLLSPSLVKEEEDIPLMCTRAYPPLSWASASSLLATAXVWESTPPTPPCAGAVHSTSQKCLAGLELLARNMAYVIWPLAACFGGSIGIFSSFSSLLEQILCVNGYSNEFAGLCGAPFIAFGVLRALPLGLYVDRTKHFTGAVKIGLCLTSLVCVAFALVSQLGGQTVVLAATCSLLGLFXFSAAPVTMQLAVECSFPIKERQGESESERDRDRDRERERDGSGVGRQRDGVLHAHVPRPVSTLLMAGLCVLFSCLGVLFLPTPYRRLQAEADASPSIQEDGDPFSPRKRHSLAGWWVHVY